One genomic window of Halogeometricum sp. S3BR5-2 includes the following:
- a CDS encoding ATP-binding protein, protein MSDLGDFTDFESGSDRDSSSQTADESAAERGGNGESEDTGSDAADEGVSFERFDVAPAGEDRGIGAVSVSQGLRVAEDGDDTALRAFVTTGNRDDVRLGKYLLVPYPDDELLFCRITALEYAQEFRTDDATEIHARRAMRRQEFEERDYKFVASLDPVAVLFEQEDELKRRMVDRVPKPGAVVAEATDPEQIKTGLKIPAEGVFLGHLSVGGEKVRTAAQPPTIDYRLKDDYADGDPLVFRHTLVAGGTGSGKTHASKNLLRQLLDSERTYEMDDGRDARMAVVQFDPQDEYAQMHDDNPEMTDSVARRYEREGVAHGGHDDTLCLVPKEDGVPYGGDNHRAEQVEFTIPFSMARDRPWLVAGSSLNENQFPALKELLRRFFREYGNAGTYEEFLAFLDDPALKEELHEAGRVHEATYDAVKRRVRGVPNGVFDQSARPITELDHQLVRPGGLTVIPTYHLSTSRAKEMFVLAVSSMLIDDKLSNAPRSERIKETPLVLGMDEAHNFLADADNVQARKVVSKFTEAAKQGRKERLGLFLITQDPQDVAEPVFKQVNTKLVLNLGDEDAIKSVNIPPNLEDKVPYMEKGQMVVYSPDNSEPVELVGLSTCVTRHGE, encoded by the coding sequence ATGTCCGACCTCGGTGACTTCACCGACTTCGAGTCCGGGTCCGACCGGGACTCGTCGTCACAGACGGCCGACGAATCCGCCGCCGAGCGGGGGGGAAACGGAGAATCCGAGGATACCGGGTCCGACGCGGCGGACGAGGGGGTCTCCTTCGAGCGATTCGACGTGGCGCCCGCGGGCGAGGACCGCGGCATCGGCGCCGTCTCCGTCTCGCAGGGTCTCCGCGTCGCCGAGGACGGCGACGACACCGCCCTCCGCGCGTTCGTCACGACGGGCAACCGCGACGACGTGCGTCTCGGCAAGTATCTCTTAGTTCCCTACCCCGACGACGAACTGCTGTTCTGTCGCATCACCGCGTTGGAGTACGCCCAGGAGTTCCGAACCGACGACGCGACGGAGATTCACGCCCGGCGCGCGATGCGACGACAGGAGTTCGAAGAGCGCGACTACAAGTTCGTGGCGTCGCTGGACCCCGTGGCCGTTCTTTTCGAACAGGAGGACGAACTCAAGCGCCGGATGGTCGACCGAGTCCCGAAACCGGGCGCCGTCGTCGCGGAGGCGACCGACCCCGAGCAGATAAAGACGGGGCTGAAGATTCCCGCGGAGGGCGTTTTCTTAGGTCATCTCTCCGTCGGCGGCGAGAAGGTGCGGACGGCGGCGCAACCGCCGACCATCGACTACCGCCTCAAGGACGACTACGCCGACGGCGACCCCCTCGTCTTCCGACACACCCTCGTCGCCGGGGGCACCGGGTCCGGGAAGACGCACGCCTCGAAGAACCTCCTGCGGCAACTCCTCGACTCCGAGCGAACCTACGAGATGGACGACGGGCGCGACGCCCGGATGGCCGTCGTGCAGTTCGACCCGCAGGACGAGTACGCCCAGATGCACGACGACAACCCCGAGATGACGGACTCGGTCGCCCGGCGGTACGAACGCGAGGGGGTCGCGCACGGCGGTCACGACGACACGCTCTGTCTCGTGCCGAAGGAGGACGGCGTCCCGTACGGCGGCGACAACCACCGCGCCGAGCAGGTGGAGTTCACCATCCCCTTTTCGATGGCGCGCGACCGGCCGTGGTTGGTCGCCGGCAGCAGCCTCAACGAGAACCAGTTCCCGGCGCTGAAAGAGCTTCTGCGCAGGTTCTTCCGGGAGTACGGGAACGCGGGCACGTACGAGGAGTTCCTGGCGTTCCTCGACGACCCGGCGCTGAAGGAGGAACTGCACGAGGCCGGACGCGTCCACGAGGCGACGTACGACGCCGTGAAGCGCCGCGTCCGCGGCGTCCCGAACGGCGTGTTCGACCAGTCCGCACGCCCCATCACGGAGTTGGACCACCAACTCGTCCGGCCGGGCGGTCTGACGGTGATTCCCACCTACCACCTCTCGACGAGTCGCGCCAAGGAGATGTTCGTCCTCGCCGTGTCGAGCATGCTCATCGACGACAAACTGTCGAACGCCCCCCGGTCCGAGCGGATAAAGGAGACGCCCCTCGTCCTCGGGATGGACGAGGCGCACAACTTCCTCGCGGACGCGGACAACGTGCAGGCGAGAAAGGTCGTCTCGAAGTTCACCGAGGCGGCCAAGCAGGGGCGAAAAGAACGGCTCGGTCTCTTCCTCATCACGCAAGACCCGCAGGACGTGGCCGAACCGGTGTTCAAGCAGGTGAACACGAAGCTGGTGTTGAACCTCGGCGACGAGGACGCCATCAAGAGCGTCAACATCCCGCCGAACCTCGAAGACAAAGTGCCGTACATGGAGAAGGGGCAGATGGTGGTCTACTCGCCCGACAACTCCGAACCGGTCGAACTCGTCGGCCTGTCGACGTGCGTGACGAGACACGGCGAGTGA
- a CDS encoding DUF7113 family protein → MLLVRGHGGGTTLTGTIFERGEEAPSYKGAPDEDAPYVWVCDEFYEVESGGSETTIDGRTINVAFDSPMPRGFDTRDQALGAAKEHVRTQFARVGVAAEDVRIEVVKSEPGAV, encoded by the coding sequence ATGCTTCTGGTTCGCGGTCACGGCGGCGGTACGACCCTCACGGGCACGATATTCGAACGCGGCGAGGAGGCGCCGTCGTACAAGGGGGCGCCCGACGAGGACGCGCCGTACGTCTGGGTCTGCGACGAGTTCTACGAGGTGGAGAGCGGCGGGTCGGAGACGACGATAGACGGCCGAACCATCAACGTGGCGTTCGACTCGCCGATGCCCCGCGGGTTCGACACCCGCGACCAGGCCCTCGGCGCGGCCAAAGAACACGTCAGGACGCAGTTCGCCCGAGTCGGCGTCGCCGCCGAGGACGTGCGCATCGAAGTCGTCAAGAGCGAACCGGGCGCGGTCTGA
- a CDS encoding DNA double-strand break repair nuclease NurA, which translates to MTLDPVHVDGIADLATYLARNVDDDEHVDLARTVWEEYLDPLYGPEGGAVLEPVGRKRLRTADVDDVALAESPFETVHGLDSGTINPTTFKNGIVLDVAQAAMAAVPSDLDLHRHRSIVATTHTNDATTAFDQPWRKRDEGYCRWRIIQAPRVSRFAEGVVHALSLYLAESTHALEHADEVEDLLVLDGPLYPKELLNWRGRDGELSDLSREAKPKQVVENYLRLVERFVKRDVPLCGFVKNPASKHLVNAVRERGMEAPWTDDTAFFTRLLERRAVGNRGTEGRETGELTFTNWFVSRGGCDRTFAAGGDAFGLERKLDADLYEVAFFVVYDPRTDVLYRVEAPLAFARDEDVRRRLTTQMLSGVAANRGPPDAVAKADELARISAREKVALRRKLEENLDSDAVRQYDDLRWAPGE; encoded by the coding sequence ATGACGCTCGACCCCGTCCACGTGGACGGAATCGCGGACCTCGCGACTTACCTCGCCCGGAACGTCGACGACGACGAGCACGTCGACCTCGCGCGCACCGTCTGGGAGGAGTATCTGGACCCCCTCTACGGCCCCGAGGGCGGCGCGGTGCTCGAACCCGTGGGACGGAAGCGCCTGCGCACCGCCGACGTCGACGACGTCGCCCTCGCCGAGTCGCCGTTCGAGACGGTCCACGGCCTCGATTCGGGGACCATCAACCCGACGACGTTCAAGAACGGTATCGTCCTCGACGTGGCGCAGGCCGCGATGGCGGCCGTCCCCTCCGATTTGGACTTACACCGACACCGGAGCATCGTGGCGACGACGCACACGAACGACGCGACGACGGCGTTCGACCAACCGTGGCGCAAGCGCGACGAGGGCTACTGCCGCTGGCGGATCATCCAGGCCCCCCGGGTGAGCCGGTTCGCCGAGGGTGTCGTTCACGCCCTCTCGCTGTACCTCGCCGAGAGCACGCACGCCCTCGAACACGCCGACGAAGTCGAGGACCTCCTCGTCCTCGACGGGCCGCTCTACCCGAAGGAACTGCTGAACTGGCGGGGGCGGGACGGCGAACTCAGCGACCTCTCCCGGGAGGCCAAACCCAAGCAGGTGGTCGAGAACTACCTCCGCCTGGTCGAGCGGTTCGTCAAGCGGGACGTGCCGCTCTGCGGATTCGTGAAGAACCCCGCGTCGAAGCACCTCGTGAACGCCGTGCGAGAGCGGGGAATGGAAGCGCCGTGGACCGACGACACCGCCTTCTTCACGCGACTGCTCGAACGCCGCGCCGTCGGCAACCGGGGCACCGAGGGGCGGGAGACGGGCGAACTGACGTTCACCAACTGGTTCGTCTCCCGCGGCGGATGCGACCGCACGTTCGCCGCCGGCGGCGACGCGTTCGGACTGGAGCGGAAACTCGACGCCGACCTGTACGAGGTGGCGTTCTTCGTCGTCTACGACCCGCGCACGGACGTGCTCTACCGGGTGGAGGCACCCCTCGCGTTCGCTCGCGACGAGGACGTTCGCCGCCGACTCACGACGCAGATGCTGAGCGGCGTCGCCGCGAACCGCGGACCGCCGGACGCCGTCGCCAAGGCGGACGAACTGGCGCGGATCAGCGCGCGCGAGAAGGTGGCACTGAGACGGAAACTGGAGGAGAACCTCGACTCCGACGCGGTGCGACAGTACGACGACCTGCGGTGGGCGCCCGGAGAGTGA
- a CDS encoding HAD family hydrolase produces the protein MTIRAVGFDLDYTLAIPTRDRETILRDAATAAGAPPLSRDAYLDAHSEHLTGETRAPIFETLLDARGSDADPDAVAASYREHIADALVPVDGAEAFLADLRERYPVGLLTNGPRVAQRDKLATLGWEDAFDVALVTGELAAGKPNAAAFESLLEALGSEAGETAYVGDDVNADIGGARGAGLVPIQVVFEGGPDPDSRAAAHVDRDELVDRLPAVLDAL, from the coding sequence GTGACTATCCGGGCGGTCGGGTTCGACCTCGACTACACCCTCGCGATACCGACGCGAGACCGAGAGACGATTCTACGGGACGCCGCGACCGCCGCGGGTGCGCCGCCGCTCTCCAGAGACGCCTACCTCGACGCACACAGCGAGCACCTGACGGGCGAGACGCGAGCGCCGATATTCGAGACGCTGCTCGACGCGCGCGGCTCGGACGCCGACCCCGACGCCGTCGCCGCGTCCTACCGCGAGCACATCGCCGACGCCCTCGTCCCCGTCGACGGGGCGGAGGCGTTCCTCGCGGACCTGCGCGAGCGCTACCCCGTCGGACTGCTTACCAACGGGCCGCGCGTCGCCCAGCGGGACAAACTCGCCACGCTCGGCTGGGAGGACGCCTTCGACGTGGCGCTCGTGACCGGCGAACTCGCCGCCGGCAAACCGAACGCGGCCGCGTTCGAGTCGCTCTTGGAGGCGTTGGGCAGCGAGGCGGGCGAGACGGCCTACGTCGGCGACGACGTGAACGCCGATATCGGCGGAGCGAGGGGGGCCGGCCTCGTCCCGATTCAGGTCGTCTTCGAGGGCGGTCCCGACCCCGACTCGCGCGCGGCAGCGCACGTCGACCGCGACGAACTGGTCGACCGACTGCCGGCGGTCCTCGACGCTCTCTGA